In Vigna unguiculata cultivar IT97K-499-35 chromosome 3, ASM411807v1, whole genome shotgun sequence, a single genomic region encodes these proteins:
- the LOC114177076 gene encoding uncharacterized protein LOC114177076 isoform X1, producing the protein MAAKAKEKGCVTIKNGRKGKNHVANPILVHSQTSPKPSSSSSPSPSSSLSSQMKILCSLPPTLSYFHFSLFMQDPKNDSNSSCRKPWYQRAMEVTSLWKSISKSAEIRAANSTIWKTASMPKSPQVPTPSPNKNKLRKCASLKVATSFTRVCLCAPMYSYNEILRAEAPPRRSNSYPRSKPLQTAHERSPGARLSTEGRRVFRGKSLTDDVLMRRFVIEEEAMMQIRRRNQMEVIRKRSIRRKKLGPSPLSRMVTANDIGQFN; encoded by the exons ATGGCTGCCAAAGCAAAAGAAAAGGGTTGTGTTACAATAAAGAATGGGAGAAAAGGAAAGAACCACGTTGCCAACCCCATCTTAGTACACTCACAAACTTCACCAAaaccctcttcttcttcttctccttctccttcttcttcactctcTTCACAAATGAAAATACTTTGCTCCCTTCCTCCAACTCTCTCATACTTTCACTTTTCTTTGTTCATGCAAGATCCAAAGAACGATTCAAACTCAAG ttgcaGGAAGCCCTGGTATCAAAGAGCAATGGAGGTGACTAGTCTATGGAAAAGTATTTCGAAATCCGCAGAAATTCGCGCAGCTAATTCCACCATATGGAAGACAGCATCAATGCCAAAATCCCCTCAGGTTCCTACACCAAGTCCTAACAAGAACAAGCTAAGAAAATGTGCCTCTTTAAAGGTTGCAACGTCCTTCACAAGGGTTTGTCTCTGTGCACCTATGTATTCATACAATGAGATTTTGAGAGCTGAGGCACCACCCAGAAGAAGCAATAGTTACCCAAGATCAAAGCCATTGCAAACTGCACATGAAAGAAGTCCTGGTGCTAGGCTTAGCACAGAGGGAAGGAGAGTGTTCAGGGGAAAATCATTGACCGATGATGTTCTAATGAGAAGGTTTGTGATTGAGGAAGAGGCAATGATGCAGATTAGAAGAAGAAATCAAATGGAAGTTATTAGGAAGAGGAGTATTAGGAGAAAGAAGCTTGGGCCTAGTCCTCTTAGTAGAATGGTTACGGCAAATGATATTGGACAATTCAATTGA
- the LOC114177076 gene encoding uncharacterized protein LOC114177076 isoform X2: MAAKAKEKGCVTIKNGRKGKNHVANPILVHSQTSPKPSSSSSPSPSSSLSSQMKILCSLPPTLSYFHFSLFMQDPKNDSNSRKPWYQRAMEVTSLWKSISKSAEIRAANSTIWKTASMPKSPQVPTPSPNKNKLRKCASLKVATSFTRVCLCAPMYSYNEILRAEAPPRRSNSYPRSKPLQTAHERSPGARLSTEGRRVFRGKSLTDDVLMRRFVIEEEAMMQIRRRNQMEVIRKRSIRRKKLGPSPLSRMVTANDIGQFN, translated from the exons ATGGCTGCCAAAGCAAAAGAAAAGGGTTGTGTTACAATAAAGAATGGGAGAAAAGGAAAGAACCACGTTGCCAACCCCATCTTAGTACACTCACAAACTTCACCAAaaccctcttcttcttcttctccttctccttcttcttcactctcTTCACAAATGAAAATACTTTGCTCCCTTCCTCCAACTCTCTCATACTTTCACTTTTCTTTGTTCATGCAAGATCCAAAGAACGATTCAAACTCAAG GAAGCCCTGGTATCAAAGAGCAATGGAGGTGACTAGTCTATGGAAAAGTATTTCGAAATCCGCAGAAATTCGCGCAGCTAATTCCACCATATGGAAGACAGCATCAATGCCAAAATCCCCTCAGGTTCCTACACCAAGTCCTAACAAGAACAAGCTAAGAAAATGTGCCTCTTTAAAGGTTGCAACGTCCTTCACAAGGGTTTGTCTCTGTGCACCTATGTATTCATACAATGAGATTTTGAGAGCTGAGGCACCACCCAGAAGAAGCAATAGTTACCCAAGATCAAAGCCATTGCAAACTGCACATGAAAGAAGTCCTGGTGCTAGGCTTAGCACAGAGGGAAGGAGAGTGTTCAGGGGAAAATCATTGACCGATGATGTTCTAATGAGAAGGTTTGTGATTGAGGAAGAGGCAATGATGCAGATTAGAAGAAGAAATCAAATGGAAGTTATTAGGAAGAGGAGTATTAGGAGAAAGAAGCTTGGGCCTAGTCCTCTTAGTAGAATGGTTACGGCAAATGATATTGGACAATTCAATTGA
- the LOC114175980 gene encoding uncharacterized protein LOC114175980, which translates to MGHCEKPIIKVEPFLDEQINTTKVLEDTEVDIVSWANKGDFASNKSEDPDATDYSSSFADTTSDAENGSRFSDAEVESEFLGDSGGLTDAFDGSAFPMRKRKLTDHWRNFIRPLTWRCKWTELRIKEIDSLALKYSKELAEYDKGKHTTPDQFSIEEFGSKSLPFLGEHRRNKANKRRKRKKVEETTEIGSYTSHHYIFSYLESKKSDHDGGLADDFGNPVIIEPHADATDRFGTGEVQPFLDFSETDASLEQLLWAIDNLHGRVHKLKSDVDAIMSKNASKFSSSENLSLLPHGDVQTSSAQSPTISAGNGDAASVGVIYNSIQHGVDFDIGDFVMHSVVSSYGEVPMVPDIIESTVGLLSAADVTFHSALAMDSCDDMVDNVLIHEVAETDEHTFKSVSHLQNWEKGEGEENLNLVSVPMSDINTATHTTVPQEQSAMKPYVYNDVNIPKNKRKRGERKACSGWSKKCSGESENH; encoded by the exons ATGGGTCACTGTGAGAAACCCATCATTAAGGTGGAGCCCTTTCTAGATGAACAAATTAATACTACAAAAGTCTTGGAGGACACAGAAGTCGATATAGTTAGTTGGGCAAACAAGGGTGATTTTGCATCCAACAAAAGTGAGGACCCTGATGCAACTGACTATTCAAGTTCGTTTGCTGACACTACGTCTGATGCTGAAAATGGTTCTAGATTCAGTGATGCTGAAGTGGAGTCTGAGTTCTTAGGTGATAGTGGTGGTTTAACAGATGCTTTTGATGGTTCTGCATTTCCAATGAG GAAGAGGAAGTTGACCGATCATTGGAGGAACTTTATAAGACCTCTAACGTGGCGATGCAAATGGACAGAACTTAGAATTAAGGAAATTGACTCACTAgcattaaaatatagtaaagAGCTTGCAGAATATGACAAGGGTAAACATACAACACCTGATCAATTTTCCATAGAAGAGTTTGGTTCAAAGTCATTGCCATTTTTGGGTGAACATCGTAGAAATAAAGccaacaagagaagaaaaaggaagaaagttGAAGAGACAACTGAAATTGGATCATATACGTCACATCATTACATTTTCTCCTATCTTG AGAGTAAAAAGTCTGATCATGACGGTGGTTTGGCTGATGATTTTGGTAATCCAG TGATCATAGAGCCACATGCTGATGCAACAGATAGGTTTGGCACTGGGGAAGTTCAACCTTTCTTGGATTTCAGTGAAACTGATGCTTCGTTAGAGCAGCTTCTTTGGGCAATAGACAATCTACATGGTAGGGTCCACAAGCTGAAGAGTGATGTTGATGCAATAATGTCAAAAAATGCATCAAAGTTTTCTTCATCAGAAAATCTGAGTCTTCTTCCTCACGGTGATGTGCAGACTAGTTCTGCCCAAAGCCCTACAATCTCTGCAGGGAATGGAGATGCAGCGTCTGTTGGGgttatttataattcaattcaGCACGGAGTTGACTTTGACATTGGAGATTTTGTTATGCATAGTGTTGTGTCAAGTTATGGAGAAGTTCCAATGGTTCCTGATATAATTGAGAGTACCGTTGGCTTATTGTCTGCTGCTGATGTCACCTTCCATTCAGCCCTGGCTATGGACTCGTGTGATGAT ATGGTGGACAATGTGTTGATACATGAAGTAGCAGAAACTGATGAACACACCTTCAAAAGTGTGAGTCACCTTCAGAACTGGGAGAAAGGTGAAGGGGAAGAAAATCTGAATCTTGTGTCTGTCCCCATGTCAGATATTAATACAGCAACACACACTACAGTGCCTCAAGAACAATCAGCCATGAAGCCCTATGTGTATAACGATGTGAACATCCCCAAGAACAAAAGAAAACGTGGGGAGCGCAAAGCATGTTCAGGTTGGAGCAAGAAATGCTCAGGGGAATCTGAGAATCACTGA